One window of Corynebacterium doosanense CAU 212 = DSM 45436 genomic DNA carries:
- a CDS encoding VOC family protein, with protein MIKMTRFLRRVPGISHTEFVEQHETVGAASIRSFAADDGRILRYSQSHPATEGGDIDGVDYLWAESRDVLEELLSSETYRTRVLAKEEAFIDASSTLSLIGEVTDVVGDPTTEATAVAPLADSPDVFGQLPRGINHLGLTVPDLDAAAEFLRAAFDAKFAYDGLTPEDDPREGKETERQLGLPSGAKIRRQRMMQIGYGPSIEMFEIDSPVQQQPAGLADLGWNHACVYVDDIESSLQRAVAAGGDALSGTHPNSAHEDTEGNASVYVRAPWGTLFELQTIPGGHWYDESAEIHVWTPPARA; from the coding sequence ATGATCAAGATGACCAGGTTCCTCAGGCGTGTGCCGGGGATCTCCCACACGGAATTCGTGGAACAACACGAGACGGTGGGGGCGGCGTCGATACGCTCCTTCGCCGCCGACGACGGCCGGATTCTGCGTTACTCGCAGTCCCACCCGGCCACCGAGGGCGGGGACATCGACGGCGTGGACTACCTCTGGGCCGAATCCCGAGACGTCCTCGAGGAACTGCTGTCCTCGGAGACCTACCGCACCCGGGTACTGGCGAAGGAGGAGGCATTTATCGACGCCTCATCCACCCTCTCCCTCATCGGCGAGGTGACCGACGTCGTCGGAGATCCGACCACCGAGGCCACCGCCGTGGCACCCCTGGCCGATTCGCCGGACGTGTTCGGGCAGCTGCCGCGGGGGATCAACCACCTGGGCCTGACGGTTCCGGACCTCGACGCGGCCGCGGAGTTCCTCCGCGCCGCCTTTGACGCCAAGTTCGCCTACGACGGCCTCACCCCCGAGGACGATCCCCGCGAGGGCAAGGAGACGGAGCGCCAGCTGGGGCTTCCCTCGGGGGCGAAGATCCGGCGTCAACGCATGATGCAGATCGGGTACGGGCCGAGCATCGAGATGTTCGAGATCGACTCACCCGTGCAGCAGCAGCCGGCGGGGCTGGCGGATCTCGGGTGGAACCACGCGTGTGTCTACGTCGACGACATCGAGTCCTCCCTGCAGCGCGCGGTCGCGGCGGGTGGCGACGCGCTGTCCGGGACGCACCCGAACTCCGCCCACGAGGACACCGAGGGCAACGCGAGTGTCTACGTCCGCGCGCCGTGGGGCACGCTGTTTGAACTGCAGACCATCCCGGGCGGGCACTGGTACGACGAGTCGGCGGAGATCCACGTGTGGACCCCGCCGGCGCGCGCCTGA
- the nrdF gene encoding class 1b ribonucleoside-diphosphate reductase subunit beta encodes MSVATENHDYDSYLTDHSRPVKAINWNEVPDDKDSEVWERLTGNFWLPEKIPVSNDIPAWNKLTDKERETTMRVFTGLTLLDTIQGTSGAVSLLDDAKTMHEQAVYTNIAFMESVHAKSYSNIFMTLASTQMIKDAFRWSEENDNLQKKAKIVLSYYEGDDPLKKKIASTLLESFLFYSGFYLPMYFSSHAKLTNTADIIRLIIRDEAVHGYYIGYKYQVGLREESPQRQEELKEYTFDLLFDLYENEIQYTEDLYDELGWTEDVKRFLRYNANKALNNLGYEGLFPADETKVSPAILSALSPNADENHDFFSGSGSSYVIGKAEETTDDDWEF; translated from the coding sequence TTGAGCGTCGCCACCGAGAACCACGACTACGACTCGTACCTCACGGATCACAGCCGTCCCGTCAAAGCCATCAACTGGAACGAAGTTCCGGACGACAAGGACTCCGAGGTCTGGGAGCGGCTCACGGGTAACTTCTGGCTCCCCGAGAAGATCCCCGTGTCCAACGACATCCCGGCGTGGAACAAGCTGACCGACAAGGAACGCGAAACCACCATGCGGGTGTTCACCGGCCTCACGCTGCTGGACACCATCCAGGGCACCTCGGGCGCGGTGTCGCTACTCGACGACGCCAAGACCATGCATGAGCAAGCCGTCTACACCAACATTGCGTTCATGGAGTCGGTGCACGCGAAGAGTTACTCCAACATCTTCATGACCCTGGCCTCCACCCAGATGATCAAGGACGCGTTCCGCTGGTCGGAGGAGAACGACAACCTGCAGAAGAAGGCCAAGATCGTCCTCTCCTACTACGAGGGCGACGATCCGCTGAAGAAGAAGATCGCCTCGACGCTGCTCGAGTCCTTCCTCTTCTACTCCGGCTTCTACCTGCCCATGTACTTCTCCTCGCACGCGAAGCTCACCAACACCGCGGACATCATCCGCCTGATCATCCGCGACGAGGCCGTGCACGGCTACTACATCGGCTACAAGTACCAGGTCGGCCTGCGCGAGGAGAGCCCGCAGCGGCAGGAGGAGCTCAAGGAATACACCTTCGACCTGCTGTTTGATCTCTACGAGAACGAGATCCAGTACACCGAGGACCTCTACGACGAGCTCGGCTGGACCGAGGACGTCAAACGTTTCCTGCGCTACAACGCCAACAAGGCGCTGAACAACCTCGGCTACGAGGGCCTGTTCCCGGCTGACGAGACGAAGGTCTCCCCGGCGATCCTCTCGGCGCTGAGTCCCAACGCCGACGAGAACCACGACTTCTTCTCCGGCTCCGGCTCCTCCTACGTCATCGGCAAGGCCGAGGAGACCACTGACGACGACTGGGAGTTCTAG
- a CDS encoding FadR/GntR family transcriptional regulator encodes MPGDIVSSPATPLLTTVLDELGREIISGVMPEGYTFTLQTIGDRFDISRTVAREAMRALEQLGLVNSSRRVGITVRPRNSWAVFDPAVITWRLQTDSERDAQLHSLTELRIAVEPIASYNAAASATPAQKDELLALATTIRELGEGTQGASSDFLAADMRFHALLLEASGNEMFTALSSPLLKALYGRTEFGMQPEVPASEALDAHEKLARAIHAGDCRAAETASRELISEVREALEPAQD; translated from the coding sequence ATGCCCGGCGACATCGTTTCTTCCCCAGCCACCCCCCTCCTCACCACGGTCCTGGACGAGCTCGGCCGGGAGATCATCTCCGGTGTCATGCCCGAGGGGTACACCTTCACCCTGCAGACCATCGGCGACCGCTTCGACATCTCCCGCACCGTCGCCCGCGAGGCGATGCGCGCGCTGGAGCAGCTCGGGTTGGTCAACTCCTCGCGCCGCGTGGGCATCACGGTGCGCCCGCGCAACTCCTGGGCCGTGTTTGACCCGGCCGTCATCACCTGGCGGCTGCAGACCGACTCCGAACGTGACGCCCAGCTCCACTCCCTCACCGAGCTGCGCATCGCCGTCGAGCCCATCGCCTCCTACAACGCCGCCGCCTCGGCGACTCCCGCCCAGAAGGACGAGCTCCTGGCCCTGGCCACTACCATCCGCGAGCTCGGGGAAGGCACGCAGGGGGCGTCGTCGGATTTCCTGGCCGCGGACATGCGGTTCCATGCGCTGCTGCTCGAGGCCTCGGGCAACGAGATGTTCACCGCGCTGAGCTCGCCGCTGCTCAAGGCGCTCTACGGCCGCACCGAGTTCGGGATGCAGCCCGAGGTTCCCGCCAGCGAGGCGCTGGACGCCCACGAGAAGCTGGCCCGGGCGATCCACGCCGGTGACTGCCGGGCCGCGGAGACCGCCTCTCGCGAGCTCATTTCCGAGGTCCGCGAGGCGCTGGAGCCTGCGCAGGACTGA
- the nrdE gene encoding class 1b ribonucleoside-diphosphate reductase subunit alpha translates to MRKAPPTVSTTTVLGQSSPNSPNRDQLDYHALNALLNLYNDEGMIQFDKDREAANQYFLQHVNQNTVYFHDLEEKLDYLVENRYYEPEVLAQYDFDFIKSLYKRAYAFKFRFHTFLGAYKYYTSYTLKTFDGNRYLERFEDRVAMTSLFLAEGDTAVAENLVDEIMGGRFQPATPTFLNAGKAQRGELVSCFLLRIEDNMESIGRSINSALQLSKRGGGVALLLSNIRESGAPIKHIENQSSGVIPVMKLLEDSFSYANQLGARQGAGAVYLNAHHPDIMRFLDTKRENADEKIRIKTLSLGVVVPDITFELARKNDDMYLFSPYDVERVFGKAFGDISISEHYWEMVEDDRIRKSKLNARDFFQTLAEIQFESGYPYILFEDTANRSNPIQGRINMSNLCSEILQVNTPSELNDDLSFETIGNDISCNLGSMNIALTMDSPDFTKTVETAIRGLTSVADQTSIDSVPSIREGNNNSHAIGLGQMNLHGYLGREHIHYGSEEGLDFTNAYFAAVMFAAIKASNTIARERGETFDSFATSEYASGAFFDRYDPADFAPKTDKVKALFDASTVHTPSAEDWAQLKADVMEHGIYNAYLQAVPPTGSISYINNSTASIHPIASKIEIRKEGKIGRVYYPAPHMDNENLEYFQDSYEIGYEKIIDTYAEATKYVDQGLSLTLFFRDDVTTRDINRAQIYAWRKGIKSLYYIRLRQMALAGTEVDGCVSCML, encoded by the coding sequence ATGAGAAAGGCCCCTCCCACCGTGAGCACCACCACCGTCCTCGGACAGTCCAGCCCGAACAGCCCGAACCGCGACCAGCTCGACTACCACGCCCTCAACGCCCTGCTCAACCTCTACAACGACGAGGGCATGATCCAGTTCGACAAGGACCGGGAGGCGGCCAACCAGTACTTCCTGCAGCACGTCAACCAGAACACGGTGTACTTCCACGATCTGGAGGAGAAACTCGACTACCTGGTGGAGAACCGGTACTACGAGCCGGAGGTGCTGGCCCAGTACGACTTCGACTTCATCAAGTCCCTGTACAAGCGCGCCTACGCGTTCAAGTTCCGTTTCCACACCTTCCTCGGCGCGTACAAGTACTACACCTCGTACACCCTGAAGACCTTCGACGGGAACCGCTACCTCGAGCGTTTCGAGGACCGCGTGGCCATGACCTCCCTCTTCCTCGCCGAGGGTGACACCGCCGTGGCGGAGAACCTCGTCGACGAGATCATGGGCGGGCGTTTCCAGCCGGCCACCCCGACCTTCCTCAACGCCGGTAAGGCGCAGCGCGGCGAGCTCGTCTCCTGCTTCCTCCTGCGCATCGAGGACAACATGGAGTCCATCGGCCGCTCCATCAACTCCGCGCTGCAGCTGTCCAAGCGCGGCGGCGGCGTCGCCCTGCTGCTGAGCAACATCCGCGAGTCCGGCGCGCCCATCAAACACATCGAGAACCAGTCCTCGGGTGTCATCCCCGTGATGAAACTCCTGGAGGACTCCTTCTCCTACGCCAACCAGCTCGGCGCACGTCAGGGCGCCGGCGCGGTCTACCTCAACGCGCACCACCCCGACATCATGCGGTTCCTGGACACCAAGCGCGAAAACGCGGACGAGAAGATCCGCATCAAGACCCTGTCGCTCGGCGTGGTCGTCCCGGACATCACCTTCGAGCTGGCCCGCAAGAACGACGACATGTACCTGTTCAGCCCGTACGACGTCGAGCGCGTCTTCGGCAAGGCCTTCGGCGACATCTCCATCTCCGAGCACTACTGGGAGATGGTCGAGGACGACCGCATCCGCAAGTCCAAGCTCAACGCCCGCGACTTCTTCCAGACCCTCGCGGAGATCCAGTTCGAGTCCGGCTACCCCTACATCCTCTTCGAGGACACGGCGAACCGCTCCAACCCGATCCAGGGCCGGATCAACATGTCCAACCTCTGCTCGGAGATCCTGCAGGTCAACACCCCGTCCGAGCTCAACGACGATCTCTCCTTCGAGACCATCGGCAACGACATCTCTTGCAACCTCGGCTCGATGAACATCGCGCTGACCATGGATTCGCCCGACTTCACCAAGACCGTCGAGACCGCCATCCGCGGCCTGACCTCCGTCGCCGACCAGACCAGCATCGACTCCGTCCCGTCGATCCGCGAGGGCAACAACAACTCCCACGCCATCGGCCTGGGCCAGATGAACCTGCACGGCTACCTCGGCCGCGAGCACATCCACTACGGCTCCGAGGAGGGCCTCGACTTCACCAACGCGTACTTCGCCGCGGTGATGTTCGCCGCGATCAAGGCCTCGAACACCATCGCCCGCGAGCGCGGCGAGACCTTCGACTCCTTCGCCACCTCCGAGTACGCCTCCGGAGCGTTCTTCGACCGCTACGACCCGGCCGACTTCGCCCCGAAGACCGACAAGGTCAAGGCCCTGTTCGACGCGTCGACCGTGCACACGCCGAGTGCCGAGGACTGGGCGCAGCTCAAGGCCGATGTCATGGAGCACGGCATCTACAACGCCTACCTCCAGGCCGTCCCGCCGACGGGCTCGATCTCCTACATCAACAACTCCACGGCCTCGATCCACCCGATCGCCTCCAAGATCGAGATCCGCAAGGAAGGCAAGATCGGGCGGGTGTACTACCCGGCGCCGCACATGGACAACGAGAACCTGGAGTACTTCCAGGACTCCTACGAGATCGGGTACGAGAAGATCATCGACACCTACGCCGAGGCCACGAAGTACGTGGACCAGGGGCTGTCGCTGACGCTGTTCTTCCGCGACGACGTGACCACCCGCGACATCAACCGCGCGCAGATCTACGCGTGGCGCAAGGGCATCAAGTCTCTGTACTACATCCGCCTGCGCCAGATGGCGCTCGCCGGCACCGAGGTCGACGGCTGCGTCTCCTGCATGCTGTAG
- the nrdI gene encoding class Ib ribonucleoside-diphosphate reductase assembly flavoprotein NrdI codes for MLIVYFSSVTENTRRFVDKLQLPSVRIPLRLSDEPLTVNEPYVLVCPTYGGGASVSHENSQPVPRQVIRFLNDTHNRSLIRAVISGGNTNFGADYGKAGEVISRKCQVPYVYRYELFGNDEDVRIVRENLLSRAEHLGLNPSPA; via the coding sequence ATGTTGATCGTGTACTTCTCTTCGGTCACGGAGAACACGCGCCGGTTCGTCGATAAGCTCCAGCTGCCCAGCGTCCGTATTCCGCTGCGGCTGAGCGATGAGCCGCTCACCGTCAACGAGCCCTACGTCCTCGTCTGCCCCACCTACGGGGGAGGGGCGTCCGTCAGTCACGAGAACAGCCAGCCCGTTCCCCGCCAGGTCATCCGGTTCCTCAACGACACCCACAACCGCAGCCTCATCCGCGCCGTGATCTCCGGGGGAAACACCAACTTCGGGGCGGACTACGGCAAGGCCGGCGAGGTCATCTCCCGGAAATGCCAGGTCCCCTACGTCTACCGCTACGAACTCTTCGGCAACGACGAGGACGTGCGCATCGTCCGGGAGAACCTGCTGTCCCGGGCGGAGCACCTGGGACTGAATCCTTCGCCGGCATAA
- the nrdH gene encoding glutaredoxin-like protein NrdH, producing MAITVYTKPACVQCNATKKALDRAGLDYELVDVSVDTEARDYIMALGYLQAPVVAVDGDHWSGFRPERISALAARVA from the coding sequence ATGGCCATCACCGTCTACACCAAGCCCGCCTGCGTCCAGTGCAACGCCACCAAGAAGGCCCTCGACCGCGCCGGGCTCGACTACGAGCTCGTCGACGTCTCCGTCGACACCGAGGCCCGCGACTACATCATGGCGCTCGGCTACCTCCAGGCTCCCGTTGTCGCCGTCGACGGCGATCACTGGTCGGGCTTCCGCCCCGAGCGCATCTCCGCGCTCGCCGCGCGCGTCGCCTAA
- the ykgO gene encoding type B 50S ribosomal protein L36 produces the protein MKVRKSLRSLKNKPGAQVVRRHGKVFVINKKDPRFKARQG, from the coding sequence ATGAAGGTTCGCAAGTCGCTTCGGTCGCTGAAGAACAAGCCGGGCGCCCAGGTTGTCCGTCGCCACGGCAAGGTCTTCGTGATCAACAAGAAGGATCCCCGCTTCAAGGCCCGCCAGGGCTAG
- the nadE gene encoding ammonia-dependent NAD(+) synthetase — protein MNPDAASTQAHIIAALGTRPTRDPGEEIARRVDFLADYLATTGAKGFVLGISGGQDSTLGGRLAQLAVEKFRSDGADVAFWALRLPYGVQSDEADAQVALEFIRPDHSLVINIKDATDAAERDAARALGQAELSDFNVGNIKARQRMIAQYAVAGEKGLLVIGTDHAAENVTGFFTKFGDGAADLLPLAGLNKRQGAAMLEALGAPESTWLKVPTADLEDDRPALPDEEALGVTYRDIDDYLEGRAVSGQASERIEQLWAKGTHKRHLPAGPDDQWWRG, from the coding sequence ATGAATCCCGACGCCGCCAGCACCCAGGCCCACATCATCGCCGCACTAGGGACCCGTCCGACCAGGGACCCCGGGGAGGAGATCGCCCGGCGGGTCGATTTCCTCGCGGACTACCTCGCCACCACGGGAGCGAAGGGGTTTGTCCTCGGCATCTCCGGCGGGCAGGACTCCACGCTGGGAGGCAGGTTGGCGCAGCTGGCCGTCGAGAAGTTTCGCAGCGACGGGGCGGATGTCGCGTTCTGGGCGCTGCGCCTGCCCTACGGGGTTCAGTCGGATGAGGCGGACGCGCAGGTCGCGCTGGAGTTCATCCGGCCCGACCACAGCCTGGTGATCAACATCAAAGACGCGACCGACGCGGCCGAGCGCGACGCCGCGCGTGCGCTGGGGCAGGCCGAGCTCAGCGACTTCAACGTGGGCAACATCAAGGCCCGCCAGCGCATGATCGCCCAGTACGCCGTCGCCGGGGAGAAGGGCCTGCTGGTCATCGGCACGGACCACGCGGCGGAGAACGTCACCGGGTTCTTCACCAAGTTCGGCGACGGCGCCGCCGACCTGCTGCCCCTGGCGGGTCTGAACAAACGCCAGGGCGCGGCCATGCTGGAGGCCCTCGGCGCGCCGGAATCGACGTGGCTGAAGGTGCCCACCGCGGATCTCGAGGACGACCGGCCGGCGCTGCCCGACGAGGAGGCGCTGGGCGTCACCTACCGCGACATCGACGACTACCTCGAGGGCCGCGCGGTGTCCGGGCAGGCGAGCGAGCGCATCGAGCAGCTGTGGGCGAAGGGCACCCACAAGCGCCACCTGCCGGCCGGGCCGGACGACCAGTGGTGGCGCGGCTAG
- a CDS encoding fructosamine kinase family protein — protein sequence MAETFSKNPDEPQSALAEAAGLRWLREASDAVAEVVSADEHQITTTRVAPVRPTAEAAREAGRELARIHLAGAEAFGSPPPGWDGPNYIGTQTQECTPAHSWGEFYADQRVLPFAEKAQRVGNLSADGLETVRRACALIREHRWDVSPARVHGDLWSGNLLFGEQGAVMIDPAAHGGHPETDLAMLALFGAPHLAEIRAGYAEVNPLPGGWLTHTPIHQLHPLAVHAASHGPSYGDALVDAARETLEILG from the coding sequence ATGGCAGAGACCTTCTCCAAGAATCCCGACGAACCGCAGTCCGCGCTCGCCGAGGCCGCCGGCCTGCGCTGGCTGCGCGAGGCCTCCGACGCGGTAGCTGAGGTGGTCTCGGCGGACGAACACCAGATCACCACCACACGCGTCGCTCCGGTGCGCCCCACCGCCGAGGCCGCGCGGGAGGCCGGGCGTGAGCTCGCCCGGATCCACCTCGCCGGTGCCGAGGCCTTCGGCTCCCCGCCGCCCGGCTGGGACGGGCCGAACTACATCGGGACGCAGACCCAGGAGTGCACACCCGCGCACAGCTGGGGTGAGTTCTACGCCGACCAGCGGGTTCTGCCCTTCGCGGAGAAGGCCCAGCGGGTGGGAAACCTCTCCGCCGACGGGCTGGAGACCGTGCGCCGTGCCTGCGCTCTCATCCGCGAGCACCGCTGGGACGTCAGCCCGGCCAGGGTGCACGGCGACCTGTGGTCGGGCAATCTGCTCTTCGGCGAGCAGGGCGCGGTGATGATCGACCCCGCGGCCCACGGCGGCCACCCGGAGACGGACCTGGCCATGCTTGCGCTCTTCGGTGCTCCCCACCTGGCGGAGATCCGCGCCGGGTACGCCGAGGTCAACCCGCTTCCGGGCGGCTGGCTCACCCACACCCCGATCCACCAGCTCCACCCTCTGGCCGTGCACGCCGCCTCCCACGGCCCGAGCTACGGCGACGCGCTCGTCGACGCGGCGCGGGAGACCCTGGAGATCCTGGGATAG
- a CDS encoding MDR family oxidoreductase produces the protein MTNSIVLNDNYEAELRDISGDDSFLGAGDLLIDVSHSSLNYKDAMALRGDKSIARQVPLIPGIDAVGTVVESASERFSAGDSVILNGAGLGEKRHGGYTPQLRIDASSTIALPSAFTAEQAGALGTAGFTAALSVDALVRQGVQPEDGEILVTGATGGVGSVALHLLSQLGYTTVAVTGRQDEHAEFLTKLGASDILDRADLGEEGKPLQKARWAGAVDSVGSTTLANILAQTKWGGVVTACGMAQGVDLPATVMPFILRGVHLAGVNSVDAPLELRQSAWDLLAEKLDAAVLDDMTTVIGLDEVIQAGSDLMDGKLSGRTAVRVR, from the coding sequence ATGACCAACAGCATTGTTCTCAACGACAACTACGAAGCCGAGCTCCGCGACATCAGCGGCGACGATTCCTTCCTGGGCGCGGGGGATCTGCTCATCGACGTCTCCCACTCCAGCCTCAACTACAAGGACGCGATGGCGCTGCGCGGCGACAAGTCCATCGCCCGCCAGGTTCCCCTCATCCCGGGCATCGACGCGGTGGGGACCGTGGTGGAGTCCGCCAGCGAGCGCTTCTCGGCGGGCGACTCCGTCATCCTCAACGGCGCCGGGCTGGGGGAGAAGCGCCATGGCGGCTACACCCCGCAGCTGCGTATCGACGCCTCCTCCACCATCGCGCTGCCTTCGGCGTTCACCGCTGAGCAGGCCGGCGCTCTGGGCACGGCAGGGTTCACCGCCGCGCTCAGCGTCGATGCACTCGTGCGCCAGGGGGTGCAGCCCGAGGACGGCGAGATTCTGGTCACCGGTGCCACCGGCGGCGTCGGCTCCGTGGCGCTGCACCTGCTCAGCCAGCTGGGCTACACCACCGTGGCCGTGACCGGACGTCAGGACGAGCACGCCGAGTTCCTCACGAAACTCGGCGCCTCCGACATCCTCGACCGCGCTGATCTGGGCGAGGAGGGCAAGCCGCTGCAGAAGGCACGCTGGGCCGGTGCCGTTGACTCCGTCGGCTCAACCACCCTGGCCAACATCCTCGCGCAGACCAAGTGGGGTGGAGTGGTCACCGCTTGCGGCATGGCCCAGGGTGTCGACCTGCCCGCCACCGTCATGCCCTTCATCCTCCGCGGCGTGCACCTCGCCGGCGTCAACTCCGTCGACGCCCCGCTGGAGCTGCGCCAGAGCGCGTGGGATCTGCTCGCGGAGAAGCTCGACGCCGCGGTTCTGGATGACATGACCACCGTCATTGGCCTGGACGAGGTCATTCAGGCAGGTTCGGACCTCATGGACGGCAAGCTCTCCGGCCGCACGGCGGTGCGCGTTCGCTGA
- a CDS encoding DUF1772 domain-containing protein — MSALAVATVLVSGFVGGAEFASATLVHPVIRRLEPDAQLVMEKGLLRTFGRVMPVGMTAAAVLAGILAGREPSPLLVVAAVVLVVALVVTIAGNVPINIRTGRIREQQAPEGFLEMRRRWDVFQLIRGSLQLLGFVLVVCGTVGAA; from the coding sequence GTGAGTGCGCTCGCGGTGGCGACGGTGCTGGTGTCGGGGTTCGTCGGCGGCGCGGAGTTCGCCTCCGCCACGCTCGTGCACCCGGTGATCCGCAGGCTCGAACCCGACGCGCAGCTGGTCATGGAGAAGGGACTGCTGCGCACCTTCGGCCGGGTCATGCCCGTGGGGATGACGGCGGCGGCCGTGCTCGCGGGGATACTGGCCGGCCGGGAGCCGTCGCCGCTGCTCGTCGTGGCGGCGGTGGTGCTCGTCGTCGCGCTGGTGGTCACCATCGCCGGCAACGTGCCCATCAACATCCGGACGGGCCGGATCCGCGAGCAGCAGGCGCCGGAGGGGTTCCTGGAGATGCGGCGGCGCTGGGACGTGTTCCAGCTCATCCGCGGTTCGCTGCAGCTGCTGGGGTTCGTGCTCGTGGTCTGCGGGACGGTGGGGGCTGCCTGA
- a CDS encoding SDR family oxidoreductase, giving the protein MARIAVFGGTGYLGGYAVRRLAADGHHVRALTRTEPAQDTFPDTVETARADMTRPETLPAALEDMDGVLICVNGGHDKATAAAVEDTGVKAVAKAAAAAGVRRIVLISGMYSQPAYATYHWEQAKVRGEEHVLTGVVPATVLRLGFINETLAQFLRGGKPVLIGKQPHPVRPIAADDVMAAASRALVAEDGDNHVYDVAGTEAMGLRDAVDKYARAVTGKEQAVRVMPLWFMKMLNATVMGGKMTRPLGIMQTMDTHGDVTDTTDFFRDFGRPPTSFADWLAQQ; this is encoded by the coding sequence ATGGCACGCATCGCTGTTTTCGGGGGCACCGGCTACCTGGGCGGATACGCAGTGAGACGACTGGCTGCGGACGGTCACCACGTTCGCGCGCTGACACGCACCGAACCCGCTCAAGATACCTTTCCGGACACGGTGGAGACAGCTCGGGCCGACATGACCAGGCCCGAGACACTGCCCGCGGCGCTGGAGGACATGGACGGGGTCCTCATCTGCGTCAACGGCGGACACGACAAGGCCACCGCCGCGGCCGTCGAGGATACGGGCGTGAAAGCCGTCGCCAAAGCCGCGGCTGCGGCCGGGGTCAGGCGCATCGTGCTCATCTCCGGGATGTACTCCCAGCCCGCCTACGCCACGTACCACTGGGAACAGGCCAAGGTGCGCGGCGAGGAGCACGTCCTCACCGGCGTGGTGCCGGCCACGGTCCTGCGCCTGGGTTTCATCAACGAGACACTCGCGCAGTTTCTCCGGGGCGGAAAGCCGGTGCTCATCGGGAAACAGCCGCACCCCGTCCGGCCCATCGCGGCGGACGACGTCATGGCCGCGGCCTCTCGGGCGCTGGTGGCGGAGGACGGCGACAACCATGTCTACGACGTCGCCGGCACCGAGGCGATGGGGCTGCGGGACGCCGTCGATAAGTACGCCCGGGCGGTTACGGGTAAAGAGCAGGCGGTGCGTGTCATGCCGCTGTGGTTCATGAAGATGCTCAACGCGACGGTGATGGGGGGAAAGATGACCAGGCCGCTGGGCATCATGCAGACGATGGACACCCACGGCGACGTCACGGACACCACCGACTTCTTCCGCGATTTCGGGCGCCCGCCGACGTCCTTCGCTGACTGGCTGGCGCAGCAGTGA
- a CDS encoding MerR family transcriptional regulator — translation MSTMKMAELSRRSGLSVPTIKYYLREGLLEPGHRTGINQAAYDDSHLDRLRLIRALSKVAGLPLAKIHEIIDVLDSDSSIEEALALTQDALVQKAGPVPEGSADEVSADPESQALLEKLIEARGWPHDPSSPAHQAAAQALSELRAEGLDSVLDRVDEYSALADEIARLDLDAIARADDPEDTVRLVVLGSTLRRPLLDALILIAQQKASIRTFGGGPGN, via the coding sequence ATGTCCACAATGAAAATGGCGGAGCTGTCCAGGCGATCCGGCCTCAGCGTCCCGACCATCAAGTACTACCTGCGCGAGGGCCTGCTCGAGCCCGGGCACCGCACCGGAATCAACCAGGCCGCCTACGACGACTCCCACCTCGACCGTCTGCGCCTCATCCGGGCCCTCTCCAAGGTCGCCGGGCTCCCCCTGGCCAAGATCCACGAGATCATCGACGTCCTCGACTCCGACTCCTCCATCGAGGAGGCCCTCGCGCTCACCCAGGACGCCCTGGTGCAGAAGGCGGGGCCAGTGCCCGAGGGCAGCGCCGACGAAGTTTCCGCCGATCCCGAATCACAGGCGCTGCTGGAGAAACTCATCGAGGCCCGCGGCTGGCCCCACGACCCCTCCTCCCCGGCCCACCAGGCCGCGGCCCAGGCGCTGTCGGAGCTCCGCGCCGAAGGGCTGGACTCCGTGCTTGACCGCGTCGACGAGTACTCGGCGCTCGCCGACGAGATCGCCCGCCTCGACCTCGACGCCATCGCCCGCGCCGACGACCCCGAGGACACCGTCCGACTGGTCGTCCTCGGCAGCACCCTGCGCCGCCCACTTCTCGATGCCCTCATCCTCATCGCCCAGCAGAAGGCGTCGATCCGTACGTTCGGCGGAGGGCCGGGCAACTAG